In Lacibacter sp. H375, one DNA window encodes the following:
- a CDS encoding DNA polymerase III subunit gamma/tau — MDKFIVSARKYRPQTFDTVVGQTHITTTLKNAISHNQLAHAFLFCGPRGVGKTTCARILAKTINCENIQPNGEACDTCVSCRTFNEGTSLNIHELDAASNNSVDDIRSLIEQVRFAPQMGKYKVYIIDEVHMLSSSAFNAFLKTLEEPPSYAIFILATTEKHKILPTILSRCQIFDFKRITTNDTVDHLQEIVEKEEIKAEKPALQVIAQKSEGCMRDALSIMDKIVSFTNGELTYQNTLEHLNILDADYFFKLLDAMQQQDLATSMLLFDDINRKGFEGDMVLNAMAEFFRNLLVCKDEKVANLLEVVESFKDKYISAAKKTSASYIISALNLLNDAEITYKQARNKRLHVELALIKLTYLQQALDLTDKKKVVEKTKAVQFRALKPIEVKEQAEGTRNKAQETSGAKLIVEEPIERIQGTRNKIQEPKSNIQIPATQTAAPKTASAGIKGGLSKLREKIAAENNNPNNQQKEIDPEGLKIAWQEYILKLKAATKHSVVSTFEMMECRMKTPVDFEVQVYGNIQLGFLKQEKTALLQHVQSFFKNPNINILVQLIEEPEDLTPVERPLSTKEQFMRMAEKYPLVKDLKDRLGLELDY, encoded by the coding sequence ATGGATAAATTCATTGTTTCAGCACGGAAGTACAGACCCCAGACTTTTGATACAGTTGTGGGGCAAACGCATATCACCACGACGCTCAAAAACGCCATCAGCCACAACCAACTGGCGCATGCCTTTTTGTTTTGCGGTCCGAGAGGTGTGGGTAAAACCACCTGTGCCCGTATTTTGGCAAAGACCATCAACTGTGAAAATATTCAACCCAACGGCGAAGCTTGTGATACCTGTGTAAGCTGCAGAACCTTCAACGAAGGCACATCGCTCAACATTCATGAGCTCGATGCGGCCAGTAATAACTCGGTGGATGATATCCGTTCATTGATTGAACAGGTTCGCTTTGCACCGCAAATGGGGAAATACAAAGTGTACATCATTGATGAGGTACACATGCTCAGCTCCAGTGCCTTCAATGCATTTTTGAAAACATTGGAAGAGCCGCCTTCCTATGCCATTTTTATTTTAGCAACTACTGAAAAACATAAAATTCTGCCAACTATTTTAAGTCGTTGCCAGATCTTCGATTTCAAACGCATTACTACCAACGATACGGTTGATCATTTGCAGGAGATCGTTGAAAAAGAAGAGATCAAAGCAGAGAAACCTGCCTTGCAGGTAATTGCTCAAAAGAGTGAAGGTTGTATGCGTGATGCACTCAGCATCATGGATAAGATCGTGAGTTTTACCAATGGAGAATTGACTTATCAAAATACATTAGAGCATCTGAATATTCTTGATGCTGATTATTTCTTTAAGCTATTGGATGCAATGCAGCAACAGGATCTTGCAACTTCAATGCTGTTGTTTGATGATATTAACCGTAAAGGATTTGAAGGCGACATGGTATTGAATGCCATGGCCGAATTCTTCCGCAACTTATTAGTGTGCAAAGATGAGAAGGTGGCCAACTTACTCGAAGTGGTGGAAAGCTTTAAAGACAAATATATTTCTGCTGCTAAAAAAACATCTGCTTCTTATATCATCAGTGCATTGAATCTTTTGAACGATGCTGAGATAACTTACAAGCAGGCAAGAAACAAACGTCTGCATGTGGAGTTGGCGCTTATTAAACTCACCTACCTGCAACAGGCACTCGATCTCACTGATAAAAAAAAAGTAGTTGAGAAAACGAAGGCGGTTCAGTTTCGTGCATTAAAGCCAATTGAAGTAAAAGAACAAGCTGAAGGCACAAGAAACAAGGCACAGGAAACAAGTGGTGCCAAATTGATTGTTGAAGAACCCATTGAAAGGATACAAGGAACAAGGAACAAGATTCAAGAGCCAAAATCCAATATTCAAATTCCTGCTACACAAACTGCTGCTCCAAAAACTGCTTCAGCAGGTATCAAAGGTGGCTTATCAAAACTTCGTGAAAAAATTGCTGCAGAAAATAACAATCCCAACAATCAGCAAAAAGAAATTGATCCTGAAGGTTTAAAAATTGCATGGCAGGAATACATTCTCAAACTGAAAGCTGCCACCAAACATTCGGTGGTATCAACATTTGAGATGATGGAATGTCGCATGAAAACTCCTGTCGACTTTGAAGTACAGGTGTACGGTAATATTCAGCTTGGCTTTTTGAAACAGGAAAAAACAGCGCTGCTTCAGCATGTACAGAGTTTTTTTAAAAATCCGAACATTAATATACTTGTGCAGTTGATAGAAGAACCAGAAGATCTTACGCCGGTTGAACGACCGCTTTCCACGAAAGAACAATTCATGCGTATGGCGGAGAAATATCCGCTGGTAAAAGATCTGAAAGACAGGTTGGGATTGGAACTGGATTATTAG
- a CDS encoding pyruvate dehydrogenase complex dihydrolipoamide acetyltransferase: MAEVIRMPLLSDTMTEGKILKWNKQVGDKVKGDDVLADVETDKATMEVVGYADGTLLYIGVPEGKAAQINEIIAIVGKEGEDYKSLLDGGSAAPAAATETAAKTADAPAPSAPAAAGVDADALAQQLGATVIRMPLLSDTMTEGKIIAWNKKVGDAVKADESLADVETDKATMEVIPYVDGTILYTGVEAGNAAKVNEVIAVIGKAGTDITALVNAFKNPGAAAAPSSAPAATTAAATSAPAAVASASASSTENGRVKASPLAKKIAAEKGIDLHAVQGSGDGGRIIKADIDNYKPAAASASAPAAKAATPSAPVIAFTPGAGEGFVDTPNSNMRKTIARRLGESMFTAPHFYLKMELNMDNAMAARAQMNAISPVKISFQDMMIKACAMALRKHPAVNSSWMGEFIRTYNHIHIGSAVAVDQGLIVPVFKFADQKSLSQIASEANGLYDKARTGKLQPQEFTGNTFTISNLGMMDIEDFTAIINPPDSCILAVGRIKEIVIKKADGSFGTTNVMKVTLSCDHRSVDGAVGSSFLQTLKKYIENPVTMLV, encoded by the coding sequence ATGGCTGAAGTGATTCGTATGCCCCTGTTAAGTGATACCATGACCGAGGGAAAAATTCTGAAATGGAACAAACAGGTGGGCGATAAAGTTAAAGGCGATGATGTGCTTGCAGATGTTGAAACCGATAAAGCTACGATGGAAGTTGTGGGTTATGCCGATGGCACCTTACTCTATATCGGCGTTCCGGAAGGCAAAGCAGCACAGATCAATGAAATTATTGCCATTGTTGGTAAAGAAGGTGAAGATTATAAAAGCCTGTTAGATGGCGGTTCGGCTGCCCCTGCTGCTGCAACCGAGACTGCTGCTAAAACTGCTGATGCCCCGGCTCCATCGGCTCCTGCGGCTGCAGGCGTTGATGCTGATGCCTTAGCCCAACAGTTGGGTGCTACGGTAATCCGGATGCCGCTCCTGAGCGATACAATGACAGAGGGAAAGATCATTGCCTGGAATAAGAAAGTGGGCGATGCTGTAAAGGCTGATGAAAGTCTTGCAGATGTGGAAACCGATAAGGCAACCATGGAAGTGATTCCTTATGTAGACGGTACAATTTTATATACCGGTGTTGAAGCCGGCAATGCTGCCAAAGTAAATGAAGTAATTGCTGTGATCGGTAAAGCCGGTACAGACATTACCGCTTTGGTAAATGCGTTTAAAAATCCAGGTGCAGCCGCAGCTCCTTCAAGTGCACCGGCTGCAACAACAGCTGCTGCCACAAGTGCTCCTGCTGCTGTTGCATCAGCATCCGCTTCAAGCACAGAAAACGGTCGTGTAAAAGCATCTCCGTTGGCTAAGAAAATTGCTGCAGAAAAAGGCATTGATCTCCATGCTGTACAAGGCAGTGGGGATGGTGGTCGCATCATTAAAGCTGATATTGACAATTATAAACCGGCTGCCGCTTCTGCAAGTGCTCCTGCAGCAAAAGCAGCAACTCCTTCTGCTCCTGTTATTGCATTTACTCCGGGTGCAGGTGAAGGGTTTGTTGATACGCCAAACAGTAACATGCGTAAGACCATTGCCCGTCGTTTGGGTGAAAGCATGTTCACTGCCCCTCACTTCTATTTGAAAATGGAGTTGAACATGGATAATGCCATGGCCGCCCGTGCACAAATGAATGCCATCAGCCCTGTGAAGATCAGCTTCCAGGATATGATGATCAAAGCATGCGCAATGGCACTCCGCAAACATCCTGCAGTTAACTCGTCATGGATGGGCGAATTCATCCGCACTTACAATCATATTCATATTGGTAGCGCTGTAGCGGTTGATCAAGGATTGATTGTTCCTGTATTCAAATTTGCAGATCAGAAAAGTTTGAGCCAGATTGCGTCAGAAGCAAATGGCTTGTACGATAAAGCAAGAACAGGTAAACTGCAACCGCAGGAATTTACCGGCAACACGTTTACCATCTCTAACTTAGGTATGATGGATATTGAAGATTTCACTGCCATCATTAATCCTCCCGACAGTTGTATTCTTGCTGTTGGCCGTATTAAAGAGATCGTTATTAAAAAAGCTGATGGCAGCTTTGGTACAACCAACGTGATGAAAGTAACCTTGAGTTGCGATCACCGCAGTGTGGATGGTGCCGTTGGTTCATCGTTCCTGCAAACACTTAAAAAGTATATTGAGAATCCTGTTACCATGTTGGTATAA
- the map gene encoding type I methionyl aminopeptidase, with amino-acid sequence MSITNNAELEGMQKISNAVAVTLKAMRDYAKPGVSTKELDDFGGKLLSDMGAKSAPLLTYNFPGFTCISVNKSFAHGIPSTNIILQEGDLVNIDVSAELDGYWSDNGGSFVVGEDLHQHQPLVDLSKRILYNALDQIKGGVRIAEIGKLIETQAKKANCKVIRNLTGHGVGKSLHEDPLEIPNYFDRFNTKRFRKNSVVAIETFIATHSTQAVELEDGWTFVGNKGGYVVQHEHTIMVTDGKPVILTAANGV; translated from the coding sequence ATGTCCATCACCAACAATGCAGAGCTTGAAGGCATGCAAAAGATCAGCAACGCTGTTGCTGTAACCCTTAAAGCCATGCGTGACTATGCAAAGCCTGGCGTCAGCACTAAAGAACTGGATGATTTTGGTGGAAAGCTATTGTCAGACATGGGCGCAAAATCTGCGCCTCTTCTCACTTATAATTTTCCCGGTTTTACTTGTATTAGTGTAAACAAATCATTTGCACATGGCATTCCATCTACCAATATTATTCTACAGGAAGGTGATCTGGTAAACATTGATGTATCGGCCGAGTTAGATGGTTATTGGTCGGACAATGGAGGCTCTTTTGTTGTGGGTGAAGATCTGCACCAACATCAACCATTGGTTGATTTGTCGAAACGTATTTTATACAATGCACTTGACCAGATCAAAGGAGGTGTTCGTATAGCAGAAATCGGGAAGCTGATCGAAACTCAAGCAAAGAAAGCAAACTGTAAAGTGATCAGGAATTTAACAGGTCATGGTGTTGGCAAAAGCTTACATGAAGACCCGCTTGAGATTCCAAACTACTTCGATCGCTTTAATACAAAACGTTTTCGCAAAAATTCAGTTGTAGCTATTGAAACATTTATCGCTACACATTCCACACAAGCCGTAGAGTTGGAAGATGGCTGGACCTTTGTTGGCAACAAAGGCGGTTACGTGGTGCAACATGAACACACCATCATGGTTACAGATGGCAAGCCTGTTATTCTTACTGCAGCTAACGGTGTTTGA
- a CDS encoding UbiA family prenyltransferase has translation MIRKSTIQLLRFHFSIFLMPVYWFALTQLVNINWSNALLIFIILHVLVYPSSNGYNSYMDRDSSPIGGLANPLQPTKQLFYVTIVMDVLAVALSFFISYWLALGILIYIIGSRLYSYRGVRLKQYPIIGYLTVITLQGGLVFWMVYHGSSVLLKTGMPIAAMIAASLLIGGFYPLTQIYQHKQDKEDGVTTISYLLGYRKTFVFCAIVYSVAMLFVGYTFFASLMIKEFFILSIFFLPILVYFLWWAVKVWKSESFADFKHTMQMNVLASVCTNAAFITILIMNQFE, from the coding sequence ATGATCAGGAAAAGTACAATACAGCTTTTGCGGTTTCATTTTTCGATTTTCTTAATGCCCGTTTACTGGTTTGCATTAACACAATTGGTGAACATCAACTGGAGCAATGCACTATTGATCTTTATAATACTGCATGTACTTGTCTATCCATCAAGCAATGGTTACAACAGCTATATGGACAGGGACAGCTCCCCTATTGGCGGCCTTGCCAATCCTTTGCAACCCACAAAGCAGTTATTTTATGTAACAATCGTAATGGATGTACTGGCAGTTGCACTTTCATTCTTTATCAGTTACTGGTTGGCGTTAGGTATACTTATTTATATCATTGGTTCAAGGTTATACAGCTATCGTGGCGTTCGGCTAAAACAATATCCGATCATTGGTTATCTCACAGTCATCACGTTACAAGGCGGTTTGGTTTTCTGGATGGTGTATCATGGAAGTTCTGTGTTGTTGAAAACAGGCATGCCGATTGCAGCTATGATTGCGGCAAGCTTACTGATCGGTGGATTTTATCCGCTTACACAAATTTATCAGCACAAGCAGGATAAAGAAGATGGAGTTACAACCATCAGTTACTTGCTCGGTTATCGCAAAACATTTGTATTCTGTGCAATTGTTTACTCAGTCGCAATGCTTTTTGTTGGATATACTTTCTTTGCATCGCTCATGATAAAAGAATTTTTCATCCTCAGCATCTTTTTTCTTCCCATTCTCGTTTATTTCTTATGGTGGGCAGTGAAAGTGTGGAAATCAGAAAGTTTTGCAGATTTTAAACATACGATGCAGATGAACGTTTTGGCAAGTGTATGCACCAATGCAGCATTTATAACGATCTTAATCATGAATCAATTTGAGTAA
- a CDS encoding type III polyketide synthase, whose translation MSKLVSIGTAVPAFKHAQKDILQFMQEVYALDTVENRKLKFLYSQSGIHTRYSVIPDYSHKLPEWKFYPHSENLEPFPDLEHRMRWFDRYAAPLSVDAIRQCIAGKINSQQITHLITVSCTGMSAPGLDLMVMELMDLPKNIFRTSINFMGCYAAIHGLKMADMICKTDRSAKVMIVCTELCTLHFQKDASPDSIASTLLFGDGSAAALVMHDDAPAKGLHLKSFYSEVVPKGKRDMAWELSSTGFLMTLSGYIPDLIKEDFAPLVERALQYAGLQQEDISNWCIHPGGRRIVDTIHKSLQLPEGKLQACYDVLRDFGNMSSPTILFVLKELMQNSSNDESIFGAAFGPGLTMETFVASTHA comes from the coding sequence TTGAGTAAACTTGTTTCCATTGGCACGGCCGTTCCGGCGTTTAAACATGCACAAAAAGATATTCTGCAGTTCATGCAGGAAGTGTATGCATTGGATACGGTTGAAAACAGGAAATTAAAATTCTTGTATAGCCAAAGTGGTATTCATACCCGTTACTCGGTTATTCCCGATTACAGTCATAAGTTACCTGAATGGAAGTTTTATCCGCATAGCGAAAACCTTGAACCCTTTCCAGATCTTGAACACCGCATGCGTTGGTTCGATCGTTATGCCGCTCCCTTATCAGTTGATGCTATCAGGCAATGTATTGCTGGAAAGATCAACAGTCAACAAATTACGCATCTCATCACGGTTAGCTGCACAGGCATGAGTGCGCCAGGTCTTGACCTGATGGTGATGGAGTTGATGGATCTTCCAAAAAACATCTTTCGTACTTCCATCAACTTCATGGGTTGTTATGCAGCTATTCACGGATTAAAAATGGCGGATATGATTTGCAAGACGGATCGTTCAGCAAAAGTGATGATCGTTTGTACAGAATTGTGTACACTGCATTTTCAAAAAGATGCGAGTCCAGACAGTATTGCTTCTACACTTTTATTTGGCGATGGAAGTGCAGCAGCATTGGTAATGCATGATGATGCACCAGCAAAGGGACTGCACCTGAAAAGTTTTTACAGCGAAGTTGTTCCGAAAGGAAAACGGGATATGGCTTGGGAGCTTTCGTCAACAGGTTTCTTAATGACGCTGAGTGGATATATTCCCGATCTGATCAAAGAAGATTTTGCACCATTGGTAGAACGTGCTTTACAATATGCAGGCTTGCAGCAGGAAGATATCAGTAACTGGTGCATTCATCCCGGAGGCAGGCGCATAGTAGATACGATTCATAAATCGCTGCAATTGCCGGAAGGAAAACTACAAGCTTGTTATGATGTGTTGCGTGACTTTGGCAACATGTCATCTCCCACTATTTTATTCGTGTTGAAAGAATTGATGCAAAACAGCAGCAATGATGAATCCATTTTTGGTGCCGCCTTTGGCCCCGGTTTAACAATGGAAACTTTTGTAGCTTCAACACATGCCTGA
- a CDS encoding methyltransferase domain-containing protein produces the protein MPDLSKRSYQKEILDGDDSPFEDIKRNMHELDVINTWLGGHQITINGLQQLMKDESHPHVIHICEIGCGGGDNLRVIQQYCKKKSISVKLIGVDINPHCIAFAQSRKENEGIEFICSDYSTVSFPQKPGIIFSSLLCHHFTEQELQQQFVWMKDHSSMGFFVNDLHRHPIAYHSIKLITRFFSKSYLVKNDAPLSVARGFKKDELTQLCDRSSINKYQLKWMWAFRWLLIYKHD, from the coding sequence ATGCCTGATCTTTCCAAACGATCATATCAAAAAGAAATACTCGATGGCGATGACAGCCCGTTTGAAGACATCAAACGAAACATGCACGAGCTTGATGTGATCAATACATGGTTGGGCGGACATCAAATTACGATTAATGGACTGCAGCAATTGATGAAGGATGAAAGTCACCCGCATGTAATTCACATCTGTGAAATTGGTTGTGGCGGCGGCGATAATCTCAGAGTAATACAACAATACTGTAAAAAGAAAAGCATTTCTGTAAAACTGATTGGTGTTGATATCAACCCACATTGCATTGCTTTCGCTCAGTCAAGAAAAGAAAATGAAGGCATTGAATTTATTTGTTCAGATTATTCAACTGTATCGTTCCCACAAAAACCAGGTATTATTTTTTCCTCTTTGCTCTGCCATCACTTTACTGAACAGGAATTGCAACAGCAGTTTGTGTGGATGAAGGATCATTCCTCAATGGGCTTTTTTGTGAATGACTTACACCGACATCCGATCGCTTATCATTCCATCAAACTCATAACAAGATTTTTTTCAAAATCATACCTTGTGAAAAACGATGCGCCGTTGAGCGTTGCACGAGGATTTAAAAAAGATGAGCTTACTCAACTTTGTGATCGTTCGTCCATCAACAAATATCAATTAAAATGGATGTGGGCTTTTCGTTGGTTATTGATTTATAAACATGACTGA
- a CDS encoding NAD(P)/FAD-dependent oxidoreductase, translating to MTDRHYDIAIIGGGLAGLALAIQSAKQGYSVVLFEKEKYPCHKVCGEYISMESWNFLESLGVPLSTLNLPIIKQLEVSSPQGNIFQHELPLGGFGISRYKLDELLATIARQHNVLLLEETKVNDVIFQNDAFIIHSSAGAFTSTVAAGCFGKRSNLDVKWNRNFVQQKPNKLNNYIAVKYHININRPAGVIALYNFENGYCGISQIEDGKYCLCYLTTAVNLQKSNNNIEQMEKNILCKNPQLKKIFSEAEFLYDTPVTISQISFEQKQQVEHHVLMIGDAGGMITPLCGNGMSMAMHGSKLAFEQVHAFLQQQITRQQMEEFYSCNWQQQFAKRLKTGRLIQGLFGKPSITNLFINSVKTLPFLAKPLIRLTHGQSY from the coding sequence ATGACTGACAGGCATTACGATATTGCAATTATTGGTGGCGGTTTGGCTGGATTGGCACTAGCTATTCAATCGGCAAAACAAGGTTATTCAGTTGTGTTATTTGAAAAAGAAAAATATCCTTGCCATAAAGTATGTGGTGAATACATCAGCATGGAGAGCTGGAACTTTCTTGAATCACTAGGAGTTCCATTATCAACTTTAAACTTGCCTATCATTAAACAACTGGAAGTGTCGTCGCCTCAAGGAAATATCTTTCAACATGAACTGCCACTTGGCGGTTTTGGAATCAGTCGTTACAAATTGGATGAACTTCTGGCGACTATTGCCCGTCAACATAATGTTCTTTTGCTGGAAGAAACAAAAGTGAATGATGTGATCTTTCAGAACGACGCATTTATCATTCATTCATCTGCAGGTGCGTTTACTTCAACAGTTGCGGCGGGTTGTTTTGGCAAGCGCAGTAATCTTGATGTAAAATGGAATCGAAATTTTGTGCAGCAAAAACCAAATAAACTCAACAACTACATTGCTGTTAAATATCATATCAACATCAATCGTCCGGCTGGTGTAATTGCATTGTACAATTTCGAAAATGGATATTGTGGTATTTCACAAATCGAAGATGGAAAATATTGTTTGTGTTATTTGACTACTGCGGTTAACCTGCAGAAAAGCAATAACAACATTGAGCAGATGGAGAAAAACATTCTCTGTAAAAATCCACAGCTTAAAAAAATATTCTCTGAAGCTGAGTTTTTATACGATACACCCGTAACCATTTCACAGATCAGCTTTGAACAAAAGCAACAGGTAGAACATCATGTGTTGATGATCGGTGATGCAGGTGGAATGATCACGCCTCTTTGTGGCAACGGCATGAGCATGGCTATGCATGGAAGCAAACTTGCTTTTGAACAGGTACATGCGTTTCTGCAACAGCAAATCACACGGCAGCAGATGGAAGAATTTTATAGCTGTAACTGGCAACAGCAATTTGCCAAACGATTAAAAACCGGCAGGCTTATTCAAGGTTTATTTGGCAAACCAAGCATCACCAATCTCTTCATCAATTCAGTCAAAACGCTGCCGTTCCTGGCCAAGCCTTTGATACGCCTCACACACGGCCAATCTTACTAA
- a CDS encoding GbsR/MarR family transcriptional regulator, which produces MKLSEAKQQFISTWGAMGTHWGINRTMAQVHALLMISPDPLTQDDVMAQLNISRGNVNMNIRDLIDWGLVDRVLIQGERKEYFTAEKDIWKVARQIIKERKKRELDPMMKLMDQLSKVDGDKKDKEVKTFLDTISGIKKFGAHADSMLDVVVKSDENWFISTALKLFK; this is translated from the coding sequence ATGAAATTATCGGAAGCCAAACAACAGTTCATCAGCACCTGGGGCGCCATGGGTACACATTGGGGCATTAACCGCACAATGGCACAGGTACATGCTTTACTGATGATCAGTCCTGACCCACTTACGCAGGACGATGTGATGGCCCAGTTGAATATCAGCCGGGGGAATGTGAACATGAATATACGTGACCTGATCGATTGGGGTTTGGTGGACCGTGTTTTGATCCAGGGTGAACGCAAAGAATATTTCACAGCAGAAAAGGATATCTGGAAAGTAGCCCGACAGATCATTAAAGAACGGAAGAAGCGTGAACTTGATCCCATGATGAAACTGATGGATCAGTTGAGCAAAGTAGATGGCGATAAAAAAGATAAAGAAGTAAAAACCTTTCTCGACACCATTAGTGGAATTAAAAAATTTGGTGCCCATGCTGATAGTATGCTTGATGTGGTGGTGAAGAGTGATGAGAACTGGTTTATCAGTACAGCATTGAAACTCTTTAAATAA
- a CDS encoding energy transducer TonB, translating into MKDIALLTFALFVSTSTFSQNVKQDLLNRYFEVTTEEKEAFFVRLSQAYKGFWAYTDYDGKSRIVRTGFYTDSTFQTAVGPHTFHWEGKLVYNGSYVAGRPSGYWYFYNKKGEVYDSLHYVITTAKKDSLPGAGNDEEEKKKTKQLQEEHLKKDSSKAFSIVEKEASFQGGDKGWSKYLTKQLSFPDLVLAINKPQRMTVEVQFIVCSDGEICSVEAINSSTPLLDIMAVNAIRKGPKWTPAFQSGRNVKAWRRQKITFTIPE; encoded by the coding sequence ATGAAAGATATCGCTCTGTTGACTTTTGCACTATTTGTATCAACTTCAACCTTTTCTCAAAATGTAAAGCAGGATCTATTAAATCGCTACTTTGAAGTAACAACAGAAGAAAAAGAAGCATTCTTTGTAAGGCTGTCGCAAGCTTACAAAGGTTTCTGGGCTTATACCGATTATGATGGGAAAAGCAGAATTGTAAGAACTGGTTTTTATACTGACAGCACATTTCAAACAGCAGTTGGTCCACATACTTTCCATTGGGAAGGGAAACTTGTTTACAACGGAAGTTATGTGGCTGGCAGGCCAAGTGGCTACTGGTATTTTTATAACAAGAAAGGGGAAGTTTATGATTCACTTCATTACGTTATAACTACTGCAAAAAAAGACAGTCTACCGGGTGCAGGAAACGATGAAGAAGAAAAGAAAAAAACAAAACAGCTGCAGGAAGAGCATTTAAAAAAAGATAGCAGCAAAGCGTTTTCAATTGTTGAAAAAGAAGCTTCCTTTCAAGGTGGAGATAAGGGGTGGTCAAAATATTTGACCAAGCAGCTTAGTTTTCCTGATCTGGTACTCGCTATTAATAAACCACAACGAATGACAGTTGAAGTTCAATTTATCGTTTGCAGTGATGGTGAAATTTGTTCTGTTGAAGCAATCAACAGTTCAACTCCATTACTGGATATTATGGCAGTTAATGCTATTCGCAAAGGTCCTAAATGGACTCCTGCATTCCAAAGCGGGAGAAATGTTAAAGCATGGCGCAGGCAAAAAATCACATTCACTATTCCTGAATAA
- a CDS encoding CoA-binding protein, whose product MKKKTLVLGASDNSSRYSYLAIQRLRNKGHEVVGIGKHTGTVEDVTIATTQLPIEDLDTVTLYLNRLHQKGYYDYILSLKPKRIIFNPGAENEELKQLALQNNIQPMEACTLVLLSTGQY is encoded by the coding sequence ATGAAGAAGAAAACACTTGTACTTGGCGCATCCGATAACAGTTCACGTTACAGCTATCTGGCTATACAACGTCTCCGCAATAAAGGACATGAAGTAGTTGGAATTGGTAAGCATACAGGTACGGTTGAAGATGTAACTATTGCAACAACACAACTACCAATCGAAGATCTCGATACGGTTACGCTTTACCTAAACCGTCTTCATCAAAAAGGGTATTACGATTACATTCTTTCGCTCAAACCGAAACGCATCATCTTTAACCCTGGTGCTGAAAATGAAGAATTGAAACAACTTGCACTTCAAAACAACATTCAACCAATGGAAGCATGTACATTGGTGTTGTTAAGCACTGGTCAATATTGA
- a CDS encoding ribonuclease H-like YkuK family protein yields MKWRKFNGEHIRIPIKEEVRAAIIRETGRGFRLKVCVGTDSQVKGMETEFATVIVFLREGHGGFMFIHNEKTRQKYSIKERMLVEVAKSIEIAYELCDLFTEYDVDMEVHADINTNPHFKSNEALREAMGYILGMGFAFKAKPEAFASSSCANKIVN; encoded by the coding sequence ATGAAATGGAGAAAATTCAATGGCGAGCATATCCGCATTCCAATCAAGGAAGAGGTTCGTGCCGCCATTATAAGAGAAACCGGCAGAGGCTTTCGTCTGAAAGTTTGTGTTGGTACAGACAGCCAGGTAAAAGGAATGGAAACAGAGTTTGCAACGGTCATTGTTTTTTTGCGTGAAGGTCATGGTGGATTTATGTTCATTCATAATGAAAAAACAAGACAGAAGTATTCCATTAAAGAACGTATGCTTGTTGAAGTTGCCAAGAGTATTGAAATTGCTTATGAACTTTGCGATCTTTTTACAGAGTATGATGTTGATATGGAAGTACATGCAGACATCAACACCAACCCTCACTTCAAAAGCAATGAAGCATTGCGTGAAGCAATGGGTTACATTCTCGGTATGGGATTTGCCTTTAAAGCCAAACCAGAAGCTTTCGCCAGCAGCAGCTGCGCCAATAAAATTGTGAATTGA